The Streptomyces sp. NBC_00775 genome includes the window AGGGACTCGCCGAGCGTGAACACCTTGGCGCGGTTGCAGACCTCGACAGCAGCCTCCTCGCCGCCCTCGACCTGGAAGGAGATCATGCCGCCGAACGCCTTCATCTGCTTGGCGGCGACCTCGTGACCCGGGTGCTCCGGGAGGCCCGGGTAGAGAACGCGCGTCACGCGCGCGTGCCGGGTGAGCATCTCGGCGACCTTGCCGGCGTTCTCGCTGTGCCGGTCCATGCGCACGGAGAGCGTCTTGGTGCCGCGCAGCACCAGCCAGGAGTCGAAGGGCCCGGCGACCGCGCCCATCGCGTTCTGGTGGTACGCCAGCTCCTCGCCGAGCTCCTGGTCGCCGACGATCAGGGCGCCGCCCACGACGTCCGAGTGGCCGCCCATGTACTTGGTCAGGGAGTGCACGACGACGTCCGCGCCGAGCGCGAGCGGCTGCTGGAGGTAGGGGGTCGCGAAGGTGTTGTCGACGACGAGCTTGGCGCCCGCCTCGCGCGCGATCTGCGCGACCGCGGCGATGTCGGTGATGCCGAGGAGGGGGTTGGAGGGCGTCTCGACCCAGACCGCCTTGGTCTTCGGGGTGAGGGCG containing:
- a CDS encoding cystathionine gamma-synthase, giving the protein MSDRHISQHFETLAIHAGNTADPLTGAVVPPIYQVSTYKQDGVGGLRGGYEYSRSANPTRTALEENLAALEGGRRGLAFASGLAAEDCLLRTLLSPGDHVVIPNDAYGGTFRLFAKVVSRWGVEWSVADTSDPDSVRAALTPKTKAVWVETPSNPLLGITDIAAVAQIAREAGAKLVVDNTFATPYLQQPLALGADVVVHSLTKYMGGHSDVVGGALIVGDQELGEELAYHQNAMGAVAGPFDSWLVLRGTKTLSVRMDRHSENAGKVAEMLTRHARVTRVLYPGLPEHPGHEVAAKQMKAFGGMISFQVEGGEEAAVEVCNRAKVFTLGESLGGVESLIEHPGRMTHASAAGSALEVPADLVRLSVGIENVDDLLQDLQQALG